Proteins encoded in a region of the Leifsonia sp. PS1209 genome:
- a CDS encoding GntR family transcriptional regulator has protein sequence MPQQSESPRTIASQDIAADLRRRIQSGEFVAGMRLPSEASLAEEYRVTRSLVRGAMAKLARQSLVLARPRDGWMVQARHHTQVFDRMLSFAQWAEAGGRVAGGLISERVRRGADAREAQQLGVRPGERILCFTRVRTLDGLVVMVERSAWAPWVADVVDAMPDDVASTTAALALEGIRVTSGSHRIEAVAASTQDAALLRVRRSSPLLQVSRTTATRDGRVVELGVDRYLAGTIAFDVNAGESTRAVV, from the coding sequence GTGCCGCAGCAGAGTGAGAGCCCCCGCACCATCGCGTCGCAGGACATCGCCGCCGACCTGCGGAGGCGCATCCAGTCGGGGGAGTTCGTGGCGGGGATGCGGTTGCCGAGCGAGGCGTCGCTGGCGGAGGAGTACCGGGTGACCAGGAGCCTCGTGCGCGGGGCGATGGCGAAGCTGGCGCGGCAGTCGCTGGTGCTCGCGCGGCCGAGGGACGGCTGGATGGTGCAGGCTCGGCACCACACCCAGGTGTTCGACAGGATGCTGTCGTTCGCCCAGTGGGCGGAGGCCGGCGGGCGGGTCGCCGGCGGGCTGATCTCGGAACGGGTGCGGCGTGGGGCGGATGCGCGGGAGGCGCAGCAGCTGGGGGTGCGGCCGGGCGAGCGCATCCTGTGCTTCACCAGGGTGCGGACGCTGGACGGGCTGGTGGTGATGGTGGAGCGGTCGGCGTGGGCGCCGTGGGTGGCGGACGTGGTCGACGCGATGCCAGACGACGTGGCGTCGACCACGGCGGCGCTGGCGCTGGAGGGGATCAGGGTGACGTCCGGCAGCCACCGGATCGAGGCGGTCGCCGCGTCCACTCAGGATGCGGCGCTGCTGCGGGTGCGGCGGTCCAGCCCGCTGCTGCAGGTGTCGCGCACGACGGCGACGAGGGATGGCCGGGTCGTGGAGCTCGGGGTCGACCGGTATCTGGCCGGAACGATCGCGTTCGACGTGAACGCGGGGGAGAGCACCCGCGCGGTGGTGTGA
- a CDS encoding alkaline phosphatase family protein, whose translation MSSEPEDFIPDPYERAETVPPEVLRSGLSRRGMLKALGLLGGAAVLGGTTGAAWAGQAGQAAGAGRRAPAYVLPDGFAGDISDLKHVVVLVQENRAFDHYYGALPGVRGFEDKQALRFQNGTDVFSQPSGASFVKPSRVTTVAGTTTGLDHSYSGGLGAWAGGRYNNWIGAKGPSTMNYVTGEEIPWQWSLASAYTICDAWHCSVMGPTTPNRLYHWTGTSNGVTDNGGESNGTRTWQTYPEALQKAGVSWRIYVDNSNNGSSWVGDYTDNPIRGFAAFTTSGSTATDAANRVDAVKNAPGTGLVWRAGSAPYAPTGAPNNDSDANLNAVLKDFIAACQPGAAQPFPQVSWVVAPYGWTEHPSANPEHGAHFSNRVIQTLQSNPELWKSTLLIMTFDENDGYYDHVLPPFAEPGTPGEYSGSTPIGYGARVPAILVSPWTRGGWVNSETFDHTSILQFLETWTTALGTPALSTTITQWRRGISGDLTSALDFAHPVVDIPSLPDTEALVQIARAGGTISTQVPPADKWDGGALRPRPLSFHPHGTFEEDRETGTVTARLSLVGGAAGKAVSLQAFPDKYLPFSNTPHTVTAASPAAYSWDAAAHDGRYAFTVYGPDGFVRSHAGTVLPAGQDNAGVPRVDVALVAGSEPTLTIALHDDGLQPVHYTLTANDFAGGTRSVWVHPGATETITWPTTDGYYDVVVTAATGTGWQHRYAGRVAQLTA comes from the coding sequence ATGTCCAGCGAGCCGGAAGACTTCATCCCTGACCCGTACGAGCGCGCGGAGACCGTTCCTCCGGAGGTGCTGCGGTCGGGGCTGTCCCGGCGCGGGATGCTCAAGGCGCTCGGGCTGCTCGGCGGCGCCGCGGTACTGGGCGGCACGACCGGTGCGGCGTGGGCAGGACAGGCCGGGCAGGCCGCCGGTGCTGGGCGGCGGGCACCCGCGTACGTGCTGCCCGACGGTTTCGCCGGGGACATCAGCGACCTGAAGCACGTCGTCGTGCTCGTGCAGGAGAACCGTGCATTCGACCACTACTACGGCGCCCTTCCCGGCGTGCGCGGGTTCGAGGACAAGCAGGCGCTGCGGTTCCAGAACGGCACCGACGTGTTCTCGCAGCCGAGCGGGGCGTCGTTCGTGAAGCCGAGCAGGGTCACCACCGTCGCCGGCACCACGACCGGGCTCGACCACTCGTACTCCGGCGGGCTCGGCGCGTGGGCGGGCGGCCGGTACAACAACTGGATCGGGGCCAAAGGGCCGTCCACGATGAACTACGTCACCGGCGAGGAGATCCCGTGGCAGTGGTCTCTCGCCAGCGCGTACACGATCTGCGACGCCTGGCACTGCTCCGTGATGGGACCGACCACCCCGAACCGGCTCTACCACTGGACGGGCACCTCCAACGGCGTCACGGACAACGGAGGGGAGTCCAACGGCACCCGCACCTGGCAGACATACCCGGAGGCGCTGCAGAAGGCGGGCGTCTCGTGGCGCATCTACGTCGACAACAGCAATAACGGCAGCAGCTGGGTCGGCGACTACACCGACAACCCGATCCGCGGGTTCGCGGCGTTCACCACCTCCGGCAGCACGGCGACCGACGCGGCCAACCGGGTGGATGCGGTCAAGAACGCCCCGGGGACCGGCCTCGTCTGGCGGGCGGGGTCGGCGCCGTACGCCCCGACCGGCGCCCCCAACAACGACAGCGACGCCAACCTGAACGCCGTGCTCAAGGACTTCATCGCCGCCTGCCAGCCCGGTGCGGCCCAGCCTTTCCCGCAGGTGTCGTGGGTGGTCGCCCCGTACGGCTGGACCGAGCACCCGTCGGCGAACCCGGAGCACGGCGCGCACTTCAGCAACCGGGTGATCCAGACGCTGCAGAGCAATCCAGAGCTGTGGAAGAGCACCCTGCTGATCATGACGTTCGACGAGAACGACGGATACTACGACCACGTCCTCCCACCGTTCGCCGAGCCGGGCACGCCCGGCGAGTACTCCGGCAGCACGCCCATCGGCTACGGCGCCCGCGTCCCGGCGATCCTGGTGTCGCCGTGGACCCGCGGCGGCTGGGTCAACAGCGAGACGTTCGACCACACCTCGATTCTCCAGTTCCTGGAGACCTGGACCACGGCGCTCGGCACCCCGGCGCTCAGCACCACCATCACGCAGTGGCGGCGCGGGATCAGCGGCGACCTGACGAGTGCGCTGGACTTCGCACATCCGGTGGTGGACATCCCGTCGCTGCCGGACACCGAGGCGCTGGTGCAGATCGCGCGCGCAGGAGGAACGATCAGCACGCAGGTGCCGCCGGCGGACAAGTGGGACGGCGGCGCGCTGCGCCCCCGCCCGCTGTCGTTCCACCCGCACGGCACGTTCGAGGAGGACAGGGAGACCGGCACCGTGACCGCGCGGCTGAGCCTCGTCGGAGGCGCGGCGGGGAAAGCGGTCAGCCTGCAGGCGTTCCCCGACAAGTACCTGCCGTTCAGCAACACGCCGCACACGGTGACGGCAGCGTCGCCCGCGGCGTACAGCTGGGATGCGGCGGCGCACGACGGTCGATACGCGTTCACCGTGTACGGACCGGATGGGTTCGTGCGATCGCACGCGGGCACCGTGCTGCCGGCCGGGCAGGACAACGCCGGCGTGCCCCGGGTGGACGTCGCACTGGTCGCGGGGAGCGAGCCCACCCTGACGATCGCGCTGCACGACGACGGCCTGCAGCCGGTGCACTACACGCTCACCGCCAACGACTTCGCGGGTGGCACGCGCAGCGTGTGGGTGCACCCCGGCGCGACGGAGACGATCACCTGGCCGACCACGGACGGGTACTACGACGTGGTCGTCACGGCGGCGACCGGCACCGGGTGGCAGCACCGGTATGCGGGGCGCGTGGCGCAGCTGACCGCGTGA
- a CDS encoding arylsulfatase — protein MPEKPNIILFMSDDVGWGDLGCYGGGENRGAPTPNLDRLAAEGLQFLSFYGQPSCTPGRAAAITGRLPIRSGMTTVAFPGQGGGLPAAEWTLASVLKKADYDTCHIGKWHLGEADYAMPTAHGFDQMFNTTLYHLNAYTYTDKAYNPDFPFDDPATMKMWGNVTGALEGTTGEQPHEVEKVDSSNIPFIDEKSTAIALDYLEEHAAGENPFFLYLNTAKLHQPNLPHPDFEGSSLAKSKYLDSLVELDHRVGQVVDKVRELGIAENTLIIWTTDNGAWQDVYPDCGYTPYRGTKGTDYEGGSRVPAIAWWPGTIEAGRRNSEIVGSLDLMATFASIAGVDLPTEDRDGEPTIFDSYDQTALLKGEGPSTRDHWFYMTETEAIPGAIRLGKWKAIWNVRDGWRGPASYTAIVPELFDLWQDPQERYDIFMNSFAEKTWQLPQMADRLLGVLPTYTKYPNRPIQTAGISYAIFETDDAQVQEQIKKMLHGLSSSN, from the coding sequence ATGCCTGAGAAGCCGAACATCATCCTGTTCATGTCTGACGATGTCGGTTGGGGGGATCTGGGCTGCTACGGCGGCGGCGAGAACCGTGGCGCGCCGACGCCCAACCTCGATCGCCTCGCCGCTGAGGGCTTGCAGTTCTTGTCGTTCTACGGGCAGCCGAGCTGCACGCCGGGACGGGCTGCGGCGATCACCGGCCGACTCCCGATCCGCAGCGGCATGACCACTGTCGCTTTCCCCGGCCAGGGCGGCGGACTTCCGGCGGCAGAGTGGACGTTGGCCAGCGTGCTCAAGAAGGCGGACTACGACACCTGCCACATCGGCAAATGGCATCTCGGAGAGGCCGACTACGCCATGCCGACCGCTCACGGGTTCGATCAGATGTTCAACACGACCCTCTACCACCTGAACGCGTACACATACACCGACAAGGCGTACAACCCGGACTTCCCGTTCGACGATCCGGCCACCATGAAGATGTGGGGCAATGTGACCGGCGCTCTGGAAGGCACGACGGGGGAGCAGCCGCACGAGGTGGAGAAGGTCGACTCGTCGAACATCCCGTTCATCGACGAGAAGTCGACGGCTATCGCGCTGGACTACCTCGAGGAACACGCCGCCGGCGAGAACCCGTTCTTCCTGTACCTCAATACCGCCAAGCTGCACCAGCCGAACCTGCCGCATCCGGATTTCGAAGGTTCTTCGCTCGCGAAGTCGAAGTATCTCGACTCCCTCGTCGAACTCGATCACCGGGTCGGGCAGGTCGTCGACAAGGTCCGGGAGCTGGGCATCGCCGAGAACACCCTGATCATCTGGACGACGGACAACGGCGCGTGGCAGGACGTGTATCCCGACTGCGGCTACACGCCGTACCGAGGCACCAAGGGAACCGACTACGAGGGCGGCAGCCGTGTCCCCGCCATCGCGTGGTGGCCGGGGACCATCGAGGCCGGGCGGCGCAATTCCGAGATCGTCGGGTCGCTGGATCTGATGGCGACGTTCGCGAGCATTGCGGGCGTGGACCTTCCGACCGAGGATCGCGACGGCGAACCGACCATTTTCGACAGTTACGACCAGACCGCCCTCCTGAAAGGCGAGGGCCCGTCGACGCGAGATCACTGGTTCTACATGACCGAGACGGAGGCCATCCCGGGCGCCATCCGCCTCGGCAAGTGGAAAGCGATCTGGAACGTCCGCGACGGCTGGCGCGGCCCCGCGTCATACACGGCGATCGTGCCGGAGCTGTTCGACCTGTGGCAGGACCCGCAGGAGCGGTACGACATCTTCATGAACAGTTTCGCCGAGAAGACCTGGCAGCTGCCGCAGATGGCCGACCGGTTGCTCGGAGTGCTTCCCACGTACACGAAGTACCCCAACCGGCCGATCCAGACCGCGGGCATCAGCTATGCGATCTTCGAGACCGACGACGCTCAGGTGCAGGAGCAGATCAAGAAGATGCTTCACGGGCTCTCGTCGTCGAACTGA
- a CDS encoding thioesterase family protein — protein sequence MSAYFERLDDSRFRPLPDAGGAWNDAEIHFSPLGGLIAHAMDVHRAAHGAAGMSLARLSFDILGFLAADVCEIAVETLRPGRTIELVQATLAIAGRAVVLARGWYTIDSDTREVAGGESATFSVPEEGHEWGIADTWPGGYVASLEMRAEEPPRPGRGMAWLRTDRELVAGEAVSAHAAFIALVDTANGIAVRQQPGEWMFPNLDLTIHLHTQPTGRWVGLDTTVTFGPTGQGLTSSGLHDERGPVGRAEQTLTVRRPAAPGSR from the coding sequence ATGAGCGCATACTTCGAACGTCTCGACGACAGCCGTTTCCGTCCGCTGCCCGACGCCGGCGGGGCGTGGAACGATGCGGAGATCCACTTCAGTCCGCTCGGCGGCCTGATCGCGCACGCGATGGATGTCCACCGGGCGGCGCACGGTGCGGCCGGGATGTCTCTCGCCCGGCTCAGCTTCGACATCCTGGGGTTTCTCGCCGCCGACGTGTGCGAGATCGCGGTGGAGACGCTGCGTCCGGGGCGGACGATCGAGCTGGTGCAGGCGACCCTCGCCATCGCGGGGAGGGCCGTCGTGCTGGCGCGCGGCTGGTACACGATCGACAGCGACACCCGCGAGGTCGCCGGCGGCGAGTCGGCGACGTTCTCCGTGCCGGAGGAGGGGCACGAGTGGGGGATCGCGGACACTTGGCCCGGTGGCTACGTCGCTTCGCTCGAGATGCGCGCCGAGGAGCCGCCGCGGCCCGGACGGGGGATGGCGTGGCTCCGCACCGATCGGGAGCTCGTGGCCGGGGAGGCCGTCAGCGCGCATGCCGCGTTCATCGCCCTGGTCGACACCGCCAACGGGATCGCCGTTCGCCAGCAGCCCGGCGAGTGGATGTTCCCCAACCTCGACCTCACGATCCACCTGCACACGCAGCCCACCGGACGCTGGGTCGGGCTCGACACGACCGTCACGTTCGGGCCGACCGGGCAGGGGCTGACCAGTTCCGGGCTCCACGACGAACGGGGACCGGTGGGGAGGGCGGAGCAGACGCTGACCGTCCGGCGGCCGGCGGCGCCCGGCTCCCGTTAA